The Pelagibacterium halotolerans B2 genome has a segment encoding these proteins:
- a CDS encoding 3-hydroxyacyl-CoA dehydrogenase NAD-binding domain-containing protein, whose product MEQADTPQTRHWDFSIDVEQIGWLTLNVQDNSVNVLSREVISELEALVGHVERLGEAGSLVGVVLLSGKPGFIAGADISEFDQMSDPAVLPEALRRTHGVFQRIEDLKIPFVCGISGFCVGGGLELALACHYRIAVNDDATKLGFPEVNLGIFPGFAGTGRSIRQAGPVDAMQLMLTGKILRAAQARKLNLVDKLVRHPDMLRWEGRKAVLSRRRSDPAPLTKRAIAFGPIRSRVADKMREEAGKKAPKNHYPAPYALIDLFEKYGDDPKKMIAHEIDSFVPLMASPTAQNLRRVFFLSESLKRLGVKGKDKPKFVRVHVVGAGVMGGDIAAWCAYRGMAVTLQDMDMDRIKPALDRAKKLFKKRLKTKQAVDAAMARLEPDVEGKGIARCDVLIEAVVEKLEVKQQIFSNAEQQLKPNAIMATNTSSIELERIAEALDNPNRLIGLHFFNPVAQLPLIEVIRSTLNDDEAIRVGASFVLAIGKSPVVVKSAPGFLVNRALMPYMLEAIDRVEKGESPEQLDAAAVAFGMPMGPIELMDTVGLDVGAFVARELGQKVPEDSKFARLVAAGKLGRKTGQGFYTWVDGKAQKEKAPAHANLEGLGRDLVQPLVDTAEVIVSEGVVESADMADIGMILGTGFAPFLGGPLKAREDGRA is encoded by the coding sequence TTGGAGCAAGCTGATACGCCGCAAACCCGACACTGGGACTTTTCAATCGATGTCGAGCAGATCGGCTGGCTGACGCTGAACGTTCAGGACAATTCGGTCAACGTCCTCAGCCGGGAGGTGATTTCCGAGCTCGAAGCGCTGGTCGGCCATGTCGAACGTCTGGGCGAGGCGGGCAGCCTTGTGGGCGTCGTCCTGCTTTCGGGAAAGCCCGGCTTTATCGCTGGTGCCGACATTTCCGAATTCGACCAGATGAGCGACCCGGCCGTTCTCCCCGAAGCGCTGCGACGGACCCATGGGGTGTTCCAGCGGATCGAGGATCTCAAAATCCCGTTCGTGTGCGGCATTTCGGGTTTCTGCGTGGGGGGCGGTCTGGAACTGGCGCTTGCGTGCCACTATCGCATTGCGGTCAATGACGATGCGACCAAGCTGGGCTTTCCCGAAGTCAATCTTGGGATTTTCCCAGGCTTTGCAGGAACCGGGCGCTCGATCCGTCAGGCCGGGCCGGTCGATGCCATGCAATTGATGCTGACGGGCAAGATATTGCGCGCCGCGCAGGCGAGAAAACTCAACCTTGTCGACAAGCTGGTGCGTCATCCCGACATGCTGCGTTGGGAGGGCCGCAAGGCGGTGCTGTCGAGGCGCAGATCCGATCCCGCGCCCTTGACCAAGCGCGCCATAGCGTTCGGGCCGATCCGTTCGCGCGTTGCCGACAAGATGCGCGAGGAAGCGGGCAAGAAGGCGCCGAAAAATCACTATCCCGCGCCCTATGCGCTGATCGACCTGTTCGAAAAATATGGCGACGATCCCAAAAAGATGATCGCCCACGAGATCGATTCCTTTGTGCCGCTGATGGCTTCGCCGACTGCGCAAAACCTGCGCCGGGTCTTCTTTTTGTCCGAAAGCCTGAAACGGCTCGGGGTCAAGGGCAAGGACAAGCCCAAATTTGTCCGCGTCCATGTGGTGGGAGCCGGGGTGATGGGTGGTGACATTGCGGCCTGGTGCGCCTATCGCGGCATGGCGGTGACGCTCCAGGATATGGATATGGACCGCATCAAGCCGGCGCTCGACCGGGCCAAAAAACTGTTCAAAAAGAGACTGAAGACCAAACAGGCGGTCGATGCCGCCATGGCGCGGCTGGAGCCTGACGTCGAGGGCAAAGGAATTGCCCGGTGCGACGTGCTGATCGAGGCCGTGGTGGAAAAGCTCGAGGTCAAGCAGCAGATCTTTTCCAATGCCGAACAACAACTTAAGCCCAATGCGATCATGGCGACCAATACCTCCTCAATCGAACTCGAGCGGATCGCCGAAGCGCTGGACAATCCCAACAGGCTGATCGGATTGCATTTCTTCAACCCGGTGGCGCAATTGCCGCTAATTGAAGTGATCAGATCGACGCTGAATGACGACGAGGCGATCCGGGTGGGGGCGTCTTTCGTCCTTGCCATCGGCAAGAGCCCGGTGGTGGTCAAATCCGCGCCGGGATTTTTGGTCAACCGGGCGCTCATGCCCTACATGCTCGAAGCCATCGACCGGGTCGAAAAGGGCGAAAGCCCCGAACAGCTCGATGCGGCGGCGGTCGCCTTCGGCATGCCCATGGGACCCATCGAATTGATGGATACCGTGGGGCTCGACGTCGGGGCCTTCGTTGCCAGGGAACTGGGGCAGAAAGTGCCCGAGGATAGCAAGTTTGCAAGACTGGTTGCCGCCGGGAAGCTGGGCCGCAAGACCGGTCAGGGATTTTACACCTGGGTTGACGGCAAGGCGCAAAAGGAAAAGGCGCCCGCGCATGCAAATCTCGAAGGGCTGGGGCGTGATCTTGTCCAGCCGCTTGTCGACACCGCAGAAGTTATCGTTTCCGAGGGCGTGGTCGAAAGCGCCGACATGGCCGACATCGGCATGATCCTGGGGACCGGGTTCGCACCGTTCCTGGGCGGACCGCTCAAGGCACGCGAGGACGGAAGGGCTTAA
- a CDS encoding acyl-CoA dehydrogenase, with the protein MVLALVVLSVVAFFVLAIRQSPLWQWALAAAVIGVLAMLRPDEGLALSTSIAGWILVLLPAVVLGLLAIGPVRQLVLTGPAYKMVKSILPRISRTEQEALDAGTVGWDAEIFAGRPDWNRLLDIRKPDLTDEEQEFLDGPCEEVCAMIDDWDTRHNRMDMSPEVWQFLKDKGFLGMLIGKEHGGLGFSAQAQSQVVSKIGSRSIAAGITVMVPNSLGPGELLEKYGTPEQQGKYLHRLAKGEEVPCFALTGAHAGSDAAGMRDVGVVTYGEYEGRQVLGVRLSWDKRYITLAPVATLLGVAFNLYDPDNHLGKGEDIGITLALVPADYPGVVIGRRHLPARSAFMNGPTSGKDVFVPMEFLIGGTEYAGQGWRMLMECLATGRAISLPAIGTVSIKAALRTTSAYARIRRQFGISIGMMEGVGEGMARLVKSAYQFEAARAMTAAIVDDGQKPAVISAALKYRTTEEMRGRVDDAMDIHGGRAIQDGPSNYLFAGYQTIPVAITVEGANILTRTLITFAQGALRAHPYLLKEVQSAQNPDKRQGLKDFDAAFSGHIGFMLRNMTASWWHNLTFGRFASSPVEHELKGWYRALHRYCQSFALAGDWTVAFLGGDLKRKQMLSGRMADVFSDLYLLSSALKRYEDDGRMPEDIAVINAIARDRIAGIEKGLGEVIDNFPNPFLKFALGALIFPLGRRARPSRDRDNYRLARSVLGQSAFRDRLTRGVYLSFDPADRTGMLEDALIKVEAAAEIEKKFFRAIKKGEIDRRLDRDAIEDAVAKGILTAEEAQIMRVADEATDRVIKVDDFAPDALARSSVKPEGDYTAAAE; encoded by the coding sequence ATGGTTTTGGCACTAGTCGTTCTCAGCGTTGTCGCGTTTTTCGTTCTTGCGATCCGCCAGTCGCCGCTTTGGCAGTGGGCGCTGGCGGCTGCGGTCATCGGTGTGCTCGCCATGCTGCGGCCCGATGAAGGGCTTGCCCTTTCGACAAGCATTGCGGGGTGGATACTGGTCCTGTTGCCGGCGGTGGTTCTGGGATTGCTGGCGATTGGACCCGTTCGGCAACTGGTTCTGACCGGTCCGGCCTACAAAATGGTCAAATCCATCCTTCCGCGCATCTCACGGACAGAACAGGAAGCGCTTGACGCGGGAACTGTCGGCTGGGACGCCGAAATTTTCGCCGGTCGTCCCGACTGGAACAGGCTGCTCGACATTCGCAAGCCTGACCTGACCGATGAGGAGCAGGAGTTTCTCGACGGGCCTTGCGAAGAGGTCTGTGCGATGATCGATGATTGGGATACACGCCACAATCGCATGGATATGTCCCCCGAGGTCTGGCAGTTCCTTAAGGACAAGGGCTTTTTGGGCATGCTTATCGGCAAGGAGCATGGCGGCCTTGGTTTTTCCGCGCAGGCCCAGAGCCAGGTGGTTTCCAAGATAGGCTCGCGCTCGATTGCCGCGGGGATCACCGTGATGGTGCCCAATTCGCTCGGGCCGGGCGAACTGCTCGAAAAATACGGCACGCCCGAACAGCAGGGCAAATATCTCCATCGTCTCGCCAAGGGCGAGGAAGTGCCGTGCTTTGCGCTGACCGGTGCCCATGCGGGATCGGACGCGGCGGGCATGCGCGATGTGGGCGTGGTGACTTATGGCGAATATGAAGGCAGGCAGGTTCTGGGCGTGCGTCTGAGCTGGGACAAGCGCTATATCACCCTTGCCCCGGTGGCGACGCTGCTGGGCGTGGCGTTCAATCTCTATGACCCCGACAATCATCTGGGGAAGGGCGAGGACATTGGCATCACGCTGGCGCTGGTCCCCGCCGACTATCCGGGCGTTGTCATCGGGCGGCGGCATTTGCCGGCGCGCTCGGCCTTCATGAACGGACCGACATCGGGCAAGGACGTTTTCGTGCCCATGGAATTTCTGATCGGCGGTACCGAATATGCGGGGCAAGGCTGGCGCATGCTCATGGAATGCCTTGCGACGGGCCGCGCCATTTCGCTGCCCGCCATCGGTACGGTTTCGATCAAGGCGGCACTGCGCACGACATCGGCCTATGCGCGGATCCGCCGCCAGTTCGGCATTTCCATCGGCATGATGGAAGGGGTCGGCGAGGGCATGGCGAGGCTGGTCAAATCGGCCTACCAGTTCGAGGCCGCGCGGGCCATGACCGCGGCGATTGTCGATGACGGGCAAAAGCCGGCGGTGATTTCGGCGGCGCTCAAATACCGCACGACGGAGGAAATGCGCGGGCGGGTCGACGACGCCATGGATATCCATGGCGGGCGCGCCATACAGGACGGGCCGTCCAACTATCTGTTTGCGGGCTATCAGACCATTCCAGTGGCAATCACCGTGGAAGGTGCAAACATCCTGACGCGGACGCTGATTACCTTTGCGCAAGGCGCGCTGCGGGCGCACCCCTATCTGCTCAAGGAAGTGCAATCGGCGCAAAACCCCGACAAGCGCCAGGGGCTCAAGGACTTCGATGCGGCGTTTTCGGGTCATATCGGGTTCATGCTGCGCAATATGACCGCTTCGTGGTGGCATAATTTGACCTTCGGGCGGTTTGCCTCGAGCCCGGTCGAGCACGAACTCAAGGGCTGGTATCGCGCGCTGCATCGCTATTGCCAGAGCTTTGCACTGGCGGGCGACTGGACGGTGGCCTTTCTGGGCGGCGATCTGAAACGCAAGCAGATGCTGTCGGGCCGCATGGCGGACGTGTTCTCCGATCTTTACCTGCTTTCGAGTGCACTCAAGCGCTATGAAGATGACGGCCGGATGCCTGAGGATATTGCGGTGATCAACGCGATAGCCCGCGACAGGATCGCCGGAATCGAAAAGGGGCTCGGGGAAGTCATCGATAATTTCCCCAACCCGTTCCTCAAATTCGCGCTTGGCGCCCTGATCTTTCCGCTTGGACGCCGCGCACGGCCGTCGCGTGACCGGGACAATTACCGGCTCGCGCGTTCGGTCCTGGGCCAGTCGGCGTTTCGTGACAGGCTGACACGCGGGGTCTATCTCTCCTTCGATCCGGCCGATCGAACGGGGATGCTCGAAGACGCCCTGATCAAGGTTGAGGCGGCAGCCGAGATCGAAAAGAAATTCTTCCGGGCCATCAAGAAGGGCGAAATAGATCGGCGTCTGGATCGCGACGCCATCGAGGATGCGGTTGCAAAGGGTATCCTGACGGCAGAGGAGGCGCAGATCATGCGGGTGGCCGACGAAGCCACCGACAGGGTCATAAAGGTTGACGATTTCGCGCCGGACGCGTTGGCCCGGTCCTCCGTCAAACCGGAAGGCGACTATACAGCGGCCGCCGAATAG
- a CDS encoding long-chain-fatty-acid--CoA ligase, whose protein sequence is MNKPVSAPHPWITAYPEGIEWDVPIDITPVHEQLLASCAKMGDAVALDFMGATTSFRRLGEKVNALAGALQSELGVAKGDRVALLMPNTPFYVIAYFAVLRIGATVVNCNPLYSLDELSHIVSNSGATVLVTLDLKATFPKAEKLVEKGHVKKLVVAHFPDALPGLKKILFSVLKGKDIVKPATSAAAQSVISFEELMTRGKTPAPVRIDPEKDVAVQQYTGGTTGTPKGAMLSHANIAANMSQIDKWGCGLFYPPSKVVAVLPFFHIFAMTVCMNVPLCSGAQVVMLPRFEMKAFLSLMKRTRPNILPAVPTLLHALATKDTATAEILAPLEVAISGGAGLPGETREAFAKKSDAILAEGYGLTEASPVVTCAALRVPSKPGSIGLPLPATDLRFVDLDDPEREVPQGERGELVLKGPQVMLGYFNDEEATKAVFTANGYLRTADVGYLDEDGYVFLVDRIKDLIISSGFNVYPRVIEDAIYHHPAVDETNVIGVKDEYRGEVPVAYVKLKDEQSVTEGALKSFLEERLSKLEMPREIIFRDELPKTMIGKLSKKDLREDYENNVKAGR, encoded by the coding sequence ATGAACAAACCAGTCAGCGCCCCACATCCCTGGATAACCGCCTATCCCGAAGGTATCGAATGGGATGTGCCCATCGACATCACCCCGGTCCATGAGCAGCTCTTGGCCTCCTGCGCCAAAATGGGCGATGCCGTAGCGCTCGATTTCATGGGGGCCACCACCTCGTTCCGGCGGCTGGGAGAGAAGGTCAACGCGCTGGCTGGAGCGCTCCAATCCGAGCTCGGGGTGGCAAAGGGAGACCGCGTCGCGCTGCTCATGCCCAACACCCCGTTCTACGTCATTGCCTATTTTGCCGTGCTGCGCATCGGCGCCACTGTGGTCAATTGCAACCCCCTGTATTCCCTGGATGAGCTCAGCCACATCGTTTCCAATTCCGGTGCGACTGTCCTCGTCACCCTCGATCTCAAGGCCACATTCCCCAAGGCGGAAAAGCTGGTGGAAAAGGGCCATGTCAAAAAGCTCGTCGTCGCCCATTTTCCCGATGCGCTGCCAGGGTTGAAAAAGATCCTGTTCTCGGTGCTCAAGGGCAAAGATATCGTCAAGCCGGCAACGTCTGCGGCCGCGCAGTCCGTTATATCCTTCGAGGAGCTCATGACCCGCGGCAAGACCCCCGCACCGGTCCGGATCGACCCCGAAAAGGACGTTGCCGTCCAGCAATATACAGGGGGCACTACGGGCACTCCAAAAGGTGCCATGCTCAGCCACGCCAATATCGCCGCCAATATGAGCCAGATCGACAAATGGGGCTGCGGGCTGTTCTACCCTCCATCCAAGGTCGTCGCGGTCCTGCCATTCTTCCATATTTTTGCGATGACCGTATGCATGAACGTTCCATTGTGCTCGGGCGCCCAGGTCGTCATGCTTCCGCGCTTCGAAATGAAGGCCTTTCTGTCCCTCATGAAACGCACCAGACCCAATATCCTGCCTGCCGTCCCGACGCTGTTGCACGCCCTGGCCACAAAGGATACCGCGACCGCCGAAATCCTTGCGCCTCTCGAAGTTGCGATTTCGGGCGGCGCGGGCCTGCCTGGCGAAACCCGCGAGGCCTTCGCCAAAAAATCGGACGCTATTCTGGCCGAAGGGTACGGCTTGACCGAAGCCTCCCCCGTCGTCACCTGCGCTGCGCTGCGGGTGCCCTCGAAACCAGGCTCCATCGGCCTGCCGCTCCCTGCCACCGACCTGCGCTTTGTCGATCTCGACGATCCGGAGCGCGAAGTGCCCCAGGGCGAGCGCGGAGAGCTCGTGCTCAAGGGTCCCCAGGTCATGCTCGGCTATTTCAACGACGAGGAAGCCACCAAAGCCGTCTTCACCGCCAATGGATATTTGCGCACCGCCGATGTCGGATATCTCGACGAGGACGGCTATGTCTTTCTCGTCGACCGCATAAAGGATCTCATCATCTCTTCGGGCTTTAACGTTTATCCGCGTGTCATCGAAGATGCGATCTACCATCACCCCGCCGTGGACGAGACCAACGTGATCGGGGTAAAGGACGAGTATCGCGGAGAGGTGCCCGTCGCTTATGTCAAGCTCAAGGATGAGCAGTCAGTCACCGAGGGGGCCCTGAAGTCCTTTCTCGAAGAGCGCCTTTCCAAGCTCGAAATGCCAAGAGAGATCATTTTTCGCGACGAATTGCCCAAGACCATGATCGGCAAGCTGTCCAAGAAAGATCTGCGCGAGGATTACGAGAACAACGTAAAGGCCGGGAGATAG
- a CDS encoding MerR family transcriptional regulator: MNKHDADKRDLFAIADLANEFGISTRAIRFYETKGLLKPDRLGSTRVFRRRDRARLILILRGKRLGFTLRDISEYLSLYDADGTRTAQVKLLIEKVDERLELLRAQMADLETTIAELTEIRQLADDRLRSGPSEGETA; this comes from the coding sequence TTGAACAAGCACGATGCCGATAAGCGCGACCTGTTCGCCATTGCCGATCTGGCAAACGAGTTCGGCATTTCCACCCGCGCGATACGCTTTTATGAAACCAAGGGGCTTTTGAAGCCCGACCGGCTGGGGTCGACGCGCGTGTTCCGACGGCGGGACCGGGCACGGCTGATCCTCATTCTGCGCGGCAAGCGCCTGGGCTTCACGCTGCGCGATATTTCAGAATATCTCAGCCTCTACGACGCCGACGGCACCCGAACCGCCCAGGTCAAGCTCCTGATCGAAAAGGTCGACGAGCGCCTCGAGCTGTTGCGCGCCCAGATGGCCGATCTCGAAACCACGATTGCCGAGCTGACGGAAATCCGCCAGCTTGCAGACGACCGGCTGCGCAGCGGGCCTTCGGAGGGCGAAACGGCCTGA
- a CDS encoding EAL domain-containing protein, whose amino-acid sequence MHDGRKAGGFPSTNPSRLDFIELTIARTDRAILISDAEGRPCYLNPAFETLFGYGLDDFAGRAPWSLLAGPMSDERLHRLARSRDADGAAFYDDLLLHTRAGDPVWVSAKLDPVHDGQGRFTHLVAMLSDITQSKRLQVLQRDLLNALGRDMPLAEFMEHICEQVQALAPDTICSILRVDENQRLRPLAAPSLPNAVAENIDGIAIGPRAGSCGTAAWRGEPVVVEDIQTDPLWADFKHLVLPLGLRACWSYPMVLRNGRVAGTFAFYFPERRPPSAWHLRLVETCLNLCVMAIERHEARTQIRRLAYYDTLTGLPNRVLMRQRVEQTLAGDPQRKKSLACLWLDLDRFKDINEAYGLPVGDMLLEAVSQRLLDRASSSDMVARMSADAFIMLLDDCRAGEAAAAAQGLLASLKEPFEVSGTAISLSGTIGIALYPGDATDVEMLLNNCETAMFEAKAAGRANYHFFSPEMNVANRDRLELGAALREALAGGQLSLAFQPQIDRNSEGLYGVEALARWTHPRLGPVGPDRFIPVAEQIGMIEDIGLWALRAACAQLAQWRAAGRNVPTISVNISAKQFRDGAFCQQVGETLAAYGLEPSDLTIEITESLMLDQTSAVSANTDTLSEMGVNLSMDDFGTGYSSLSLIARLPVNELKIDRAFIDRLESDAGAQAVATAVICIGQSLNMRVVAEGVETDAQRRFLDALGCDAQQGYLYSRPLTAQAMDEWFDARAGRSGASRRRA is encoded by the coding sequence ATGCACGACGGACGAAAAGCCGGTGGATTTCCGTCCACCAATCCGAGCCGGCTCGATTTCATTGAGCTGACGATCGCGCGCACCGACCGAGCGATTCTGATTTCCGACGCCGAGGGGCGTCCGTGCTATCTCAATCCTGCTTTCGAGACCCTGTTCGGCTATGGGCTCGATGATTTTGCCGGACGGGCACCGTGGTCGCTTCTGGCCGGTCCGATGAGCGACGAGCGGTTGCATCGGCTGGCGCGCAGCCGCGATGCGGACGGAGCGGCATTCTACGACGATCTGCTATTGCACACGCGGGCGGGCGATCCGGTCTGGGTGTCGGCCAAACTCGATCCGGTGCATGATGGGCAGGGGCGTTTTACCCATCTGGTCGCCATGCTCTCGGACATCACGCAATCCAAGCGGCTGCAGGTGCTTCAGCGCGACCTGCTCAATGCGCTGGGCCGTGACATGCCGCTTGCCGAATTCATGGAGCACATCTGCGAGCAGGTGCAGGCGCTTGCACCCGATACAATCTGTTCGATCCTGCGGGTGGATGAAAACCAGAGGTTGCGGCCGTTGGCGGCGCCCAGCCTGCCCAACGCGGTGGCAGAAAATATCGACGGGATCGCAATCGGGCCAAGGGCCGGCAGTTGCGGCACCGCCGCCTGGCGAGGTGAGCCGGTGGTGGTCGAAGATATCCAAACCGATCCGCTGTGGGCCGATTTCAAGCATCTGGTCCTGCCCCTGGGGCTAAGGGCTTGCTGGTCCTATCCCATGGTTCTGCGCAATGGGCGTGTTGCGGGAACGTTTGCCTTTTATTTCCCGGAACGCCGGCCGCCCAGTGCCTGGCATTTGCGGCTTGTGGAGACGTGCCTGAACCTGTGCGTGATGGCCATCGAACGGCATGAGGCGCGGACCCAGATCCGACGGCTCGCCTATTATGATACGCTGACGGGCCTGCCCAACCGCGTGCTTATGCGCCAACGGGTCGAACAGACCCTGGCCGGCGATCCGCAGCGCAAGAAATCGCTGGCCTGCCTGTGGCTCGATCTCGACAGGTTCAAGGACATCAACGAAGCATACGGCCTGCCCGTTGGCGATATGCTGCTCGAGGCCGTGAGCCAGCGGTTGCTCGATCGTGCCTCGTCGTCGGACATGGTGGCCCGGATGAGTGCGGATGCCTTCATCATGCTGCTGGACGATTGCCGCGCGGGTGAAGCCGCCGCCGCGGCGCAGGGCTTGCTGGCCAGTCTCAAGGAGCCTTTCGAGGTGAGCGGAACGGCGATATCGCTCTCGGGGACCATCGGGATCGCGCTCTATCCGGGGGACGCCACCGATGTCGAAATGCTTCTCAACAATTGCGAGACGGCGATGTTCGAAGCCAAGGCGGCGGGGCGGGCGAACTACCACTTCTTCTCCCCGGAGATGAACGTGGCCAACCGCGACCGGCTCGAACTGGGCGCCGCTTTGCGCGAGGCACTGGCGGGTGGGCAACTCTCGCTTGCCTTCCAGCCGCAGATCGACCGCAACAGCGAGGGCCTTTACGGCGTGGAAGCTCTTGCGCGGTGGACACATCCCCGATTGGGTCCGGTCGGCCCCGACCGGTTCATCCCCGTGGCCGAGCAGATCGGGATGATCGAGGATATCGGGCTCTGGGCGTTGCGCGCGGCCTGTGCCCAACTGGCGCAATGGCGTGCGGCGGGCCGGAACGTCCCGACGATTTCGGTCAACATCTCGGCCAAGCAGTTCCGTGATGGTGCGTTTTGCCAACAGGTCGGTGAAACGCTGGCCGCCTATGGGCTGGAGCCGTCCGACCTGACCATCGAGATTACCGAAAGCCTGATGCTCGACCAGACTTCCGCAGTGTCGGCCAACACCGACACGCTCAGTGAAATGGGCGTCAACCTGTCCATGGACGATTTCGGAACCGGGTATTCGTCGCTGTCGCTCATTGCACGCCTTCCGGTCAATGAACTCAAGATCGACAGGGCGTTCATCGACCGGCTGGAAAGCGATGCCGGAGCCCAGGCCGTTGCCACGGCGGTGATCTGCATTGGCCAGAGCCTCAACATGCGGGTGGTCGCCGAGGGCGTGGAAACCGACGCCCAGCGCCGCTTCCTCGATGCGCTCGGATGCGATGCCCAGCAGGGCTATCTTTATTCGCGGCCGCTCACCGCCCAGGCAATGGATGAATGGTTCGATGCGAGGGCAGGGCGGTCTGGGGCCAGTCGGCGGCGGGCCTGA